Within the Sulfurihydrogenibium sp. genome, the region CTTCTAATACTCTTTGAGCTAAATCGCCTTCGATGATAGCACCATCACCACCAACTTCAGCTTTAACTTGTGCAATTCCATCTCCAGAATCTTCATAAACTTCTGGAACTTCGTCATAGCAGAGTGCGCAAGCTGTGCAAAGGTCTTTGTCTACTTGA harbors:
- a CDS encoding ferredoxin; its protein translation is MKVKVQVDKDLCTACALCYDEVPEVYEDSGDGIAQVKAEVGGDGAIIEGDLAQRVLEVTEECPSGALVTEVIEE